In Synergistaceae bacterium, the sequence ATCATTCAGCACACCATGACCCGCGTCAGAGAGCAGACGAAGGACATGGGAATCGACGTGGTTCTTTCGGCCATCCGCAACTTCACCCTGCCGGACCAGAACCTGCAGGCGATCTACTCGAATATGAAGTCCGAGCGGGTCAGAATCGCCCAGCGCATTCTTTCGGCAGGTACCGCCGAGGCCAACCGCATCACCGCAGAGGCCGACCGCCGGGCGCAGGAGATCATCGCGTCGGCGGTGAAGAAAAACCAAACCCTCCGGGGAGAGGGAGACAAGGAAGCCCAGATCATCATCTCCGACGCCATGGGCAACGCCTTTTCCCTTTACGAGCAAATGAAGGCCGTGGAGTTTTTTCAGAAGGGGATAAAGGAAAACACCGTTCTCATCGTGGACCCCAAAACGGGACTGTTCAAATATCTGAACACGGCTGGCTCCGGCGCCGCTAAAAAGGAAGTCACCGAAGGGCAGCAGTGAAAGGACAGCAATGAAGGAAAGAGTTCAAAAGCGAGTCGTGTTTTCCGGCCGGGTGCAGCATGTGGGATTTCGGAGTTCCTTTCGCTCCCGGGCGCAGGCTCTGGGGCTGGATGGCTGGGTCAGCAATCTTTGGGACGGCAGGGTCGAGGCCGTCATTGCCGGACCGAAGGAAGACGTGGGAGAAATCATCGACTGGTGCCGGAGCGGAGGCATTCCTCTGGCGCGGGTGGCGGGCATCGAAATTCAGGACGAACCGCCATCGCCGGAGCACGGCTTTCGCATAAAATAACCGCACAAAAGGCTTTGAACGAACATAAACGAACAGACACAGGCAGACGGCCTGAAGAGAACCGTCTGCCTTCGATTTTTTATAGCGGACTGCGTAAACGTGCACTAAAAAAATGAATTTCTTATATATTTTCATACACTCGCCTTAACACGTTTTCTTACTTTTTGAACGCCGCAGTAATAGTACCGTTCCAGGAAAAACTCTCTATTCAGCGACAACGGCGCGAAAGCCCCCTCTGAACTCATCTGAAACGCGCCGTTTGTTTTTTTAGAAGTTTTATGCTATTTTCTTATCAGTACTTCGAGAATTTTTTGGAAATTTCGAGAGAACGAGAGCAGGAGAGACAAAAAAATGGAAACTCTTTTCAAAGCGCCTTAAATGGCGCGCCATACTTAAGCGCAAGCCCAGGCTCACAAAAAACAGCGAACATTCCTCCGTTCCGCGTATTCGCGCGGACATGACGCCGCATACTCGATATTAAGTCACATTCAGCTACGCGGTAATTTTTCTCCAGATTTTTCAGATTTTCCAGCGTGCTCGTTTTTAAGCGGGCCGGGGCGGAAATAACTTTTCAGTCTATGTACGTTTACCCATAAAGGAGGGAAGCAACTATGTCCTTTCTTCGATCGACATCCAACGGACAGGCCGGTTATACCAGTCACACGGCCATACGGCCTGGTTTATACCTTTTAACAGTTTTACTTTTCACCTTTCTTATTCTTCCCCTGACGGCCGCCCCGGCGCGGGCGGCGACGAACGTTTCCTACATCGACGAAACCGGCGCGACCAAAACCTGCGCCTTCGCCACGGACCTCTCGGCGGGGAGCGCCACCTGGACCGGATGGGTCTACGCTTCCGGCACGCTCACGATTCCCAGCCGCGTCGCCGTCAGCGGGCCGACCTATCTGATCCTGGCCGACGGCGCGGACCTCACCGCCAGCGCCGGCATCACCGTCAACGCGGGCAACAGCCTCACCATCTACGCCCAGTCCACGGGCTCGTCCATGGGCAAACTGACGTCGACAAGCACAGTGGGGTCATCTGCTGGAATTGGCAGCGTTGACGCAACCAACTGCGGCACAGTAACAATTGCGGGCGGCGACGTCACGGCGTCTAGCACCGCAGCAGCAGCGGGCATCGGCGGAGGGCGAAACGGCAGCGGCGGAACCATCACTATCACGGGCGGTAATGTCGCCGCGTTGGGTGGGCAGCAAAGCGCGGGAATCGGCGGCGGCTTTAGTGGCAGCGGCGGAACCATCACGATTACAAACGGCACGGTCACAGCTTACGGCCGTTCTGCAAGCGGTGACGCCGAGGGAGCGGGAATCGGCGGCGGCAGCAACGGCAACGGCGGGACTATCACCATCACCGGCGGCACGGTCACGGCTTACAGCAACTACGGAAGCGGCGACGCTTACGGAGCGGGCATCGGCGGCGGCCGCACCGGGGCCGGCGGGAACATCAAGATCACCGGCGGCACGGTCACGGCCTACGGCTCCAATACCGGCGTGTCCTACGGAGCGGGCATCGGCGGCGGCTACTCACAGGCCGGCGGGAACATCACCATCACGAACTGGGACACGCTTACGGCATCGCAGACCAAGGCCGGCACCCTGGGCGGCACCATCAAACCGGAAGCCATCGGGCACGGCGCGGAAAACTCCAGCGTCACCGGCATCAAAACTTCCGCCGTCCGCATCCTGACCCAGCCCCAGTCCACGACCTGCGTCCAGGGCTTCGTCACGGGCAGCCT encodes:
- a CDS encoding protease modulator HflC: MKKYFAIPVVVLFLAVALGAFYIVPTNEHAVVTQFGKIVRVHSTPGIHAKIPFLDVVYRYPKWLQEHDSAPVETVLGDKRNVVFDTFLLYQITDPSAFHTRIRTQETLGQRIDDVIFGAIRVVAGLYTYDDILNGKREEIIQHTMTRVREQTKDMGIDVVLSAIRNFTLPDQNLQAIYSNMKSERVRIAQRILSAGTAEANRITAEADRRAQEIIASAVKKNQTLRGEGDKEAQIIISDAMGNAFSLYEQMKAVEFFQKGIKENTVLIVDPKTGLFKYLNTAGSGAAKKEVTEGQQ
- a CDS encoding acylphosphatase; translated protein: MKERVQKRVVFSGRVQHVGFRSSFRSRAQALGLDGWVSNLWDGRVEAVIAGPKEDVGEIIDWCRSGGIPLARVAGIEIQDEPPSPEHGFRIK